A window of the Osmia lignaria lignaria isolate PbOS001 chromosome 2, iyOsmLign1, whole genome shotgun sequence genome harbors these coding sequences:
- the LOC117608646 gene encoding pseudouridine-5'-phosphatase isoform X2, with protein MHTETLYSEAFNHIVNRYGKEFTWEHKAKIMGFKTKAIAQVTIEMLDLPMTVEEFETEIVQIYHELFPSANLMPGAERLLRHLKENNVPIALATSSNKENFKLKTQRWTELFDLFDHKVLGGSDPDVVQGKPAPDIFLVAAKRFPDNPDPSMCLVFEDAPNGVKAALSAGMQVIMVPDPRLPKHYIENPTLIINSLEEFQPEVFGLPPYSK; from the exons ATGC atacagaaacactttACTCTGAAGCCTTTAATCATATTGTAAATCGCTATGGAAAAGAATTTACATGGGAGCACAAAGCAAAAATTATGGGCTTTAAAACTAAAGCTATTGCCCAAGTTACAATTGAAATGTTAGATTTACCTATGACAGTAGAAGAGTTTGAAACTGAGATAGTACAAATATATCATGAATTGTTTCCCTCTGCTAATCTTATGCCTG GTGCTGAACGATTGTTaagacatttaaaagaaaataatgttccAATTGCATTAGCTACCAGTTCAAACAAAGAgaactttaaattaaaaactcaAAGATGGACAGAGTTGTTTGATTTGTTTGATCATAAAGTTCTTGGAGGTTCTGATCCTGATGTTGTTCAGGGTAAACCAGCACCAGATATCTTTTTGGTTGCTGCCAAACGTTTTCCTGATAATCCTGATCCTTCAATG TGCCTTGTATTTGAAGATGCTCCAAATGGTGTAAAGGCTGCACTTAGTGCTGGAATGCAAGTTATCATGGTTCCAGATCCAAGGTTACCAAAACATTATATTGAAAATCcaacattaataataaatagtCTTGAAGAATTTCAACCTGAAGTGTTTGGTTTACCACcatatagtaaataa
- the LOC117608646 gene encoding pseudouridine-5'-phosphatase isoform X1: MSGNQYKNVTHCIFDMDGLLLDTETLYSEAFNHIVNRYGKEFTWEHKAKIMGFKTKAIAQVTIEMLDLPMTVEEFETEIVQIYHELFPSANLMPGAERLLRHLKENNVPIALATSSNKENFKLKTQRWTELFDLFDHKVLGGSDPDVVQGKPAPDIFLVAAKRFPDNPDPSMCLVFEDAPNGVKAALSAGMQVIMVPDPRLPKHYIENPTLIINSLEEFQPEVFGLPPYSK, translated from the exons atgTCGGGAAATCAGTATAAAAATGTTACACATTGTATTTTTGATATGGACGGATTGTTACTTG atacagaaacactttACTCTGAAGCCTTTAATCATATTGTAAATCGCTATGGAAAAGAATTTACATGGGAGCACAAAGCAAAAATTATGGGCTTTAAAACTAAAGCTATTGCCCAAGTTACAATTGAAATGTTAGATTTACCTATGACAGTAGAAGAGTTTGAAACTGAGATAGTACAAATATATCATGAATTGTTTCCCTCTGCTAATCTTATGCCTG GTGCTGAACGATTGTTaagacatttaaaagaaaataatgttccAATTGCATTAGCTACCAGTTCAAACAAAGAgaactttaaattaaaaactcaAAGATGGACAGAGTTGTTTGATTTGTTTGATCATAAAGTTCTTGGAGGTTCTGATCCTGATGTTGTTCAGGGTAAACCAGCACCAGATATCTTTTTGGTTGCTGCCAAACGTTTTCCTGATAATCCTGATCCTTCAATG TGCCTTGTATTTGAAGATGCTCCAAATGGTGTAAAGGCTGCACTTAGTGCTGGAATGCAAGTTATCATGGTTCCAGATCCAAGGTTACCAAAACATTATATTGAAAATCcaacattaataataaatagtCTTGAAGAATTTCAACCTGAAGTGTTTGGTTTACCACcatatagtaaataa